DNA from Sulfurimonas gotlandica GD1:
CTGGTTTTAAAAATATAGGTTTTGATGACTTAGAAAACTATCTATCTCCTTATGGTGATGATAATAGAGGTTACTTACTTGATGAAGTAACATGCGATACTAATGGTAAACTTGATGAAATTGATGATTTACCAGAATTCAATGGTACAATTATATATCATGCAAACCCAGTTCTACAGTTTAACGCTTACACAAATCAGGCTGCACAACTAGAGCGTGACTGTACACTTAGAGGTTCAGCTCAATTCGCAGCAGCTGCAAAAATCTCTGATGGAGACAAAATTGAAATTACTTTTGGATCTAAGTCTGTAATAAGAGAGTTTAAACTTGATAGTGAGCTAAAAGGGACAATAGCATTAAATCCTACATTTGATGATGTGGTAGATGCTAGTAGATATAGATTTGAAAAATCCAAAATAGTGAGAGTAGTATAATGAGTAAAATTACTATAAATATTGATGGTAAAGATGTCGAAACACAAGAGGGTGAGTTTATTCTCAACGCTGCTCGTGCTAACGATATCTTCATACCAGCCATATGTTACTTAACAAGATGTAGTCCGACACTTGCTTGTCGTATATGTCTTGTTGAAGCTGATGGCAAACAGGTTTATGCTTGTAATGCGAAAAGCAAAGATGGTATGAATATAACAACTAAAACTGAAAATATTGAAAAAGAACGCCGTGCTATCATGGAAGTGTATGATGTAAATCATCCTCTTCAATGTGGTGTTTGTGATCAATCTGGTGAGTGTGAATTACAAAACTATACGCTAGAAATGGGTGTAGATTCACAGAGCTATACAGTTAAAGATGTAAATAGAAGTTCTCATGACTGGGGTCATCTTCACTACGATCCAGGCTTATGTATAGTTTGTGAAAGATGTGCTACTGCATGTAAAGATATGATAGGTGACAACTCTTTAAAAACTATTCCTCGTGGAGCAGATGCACTAGACGAAGAGTTTAAAAACACAATGCCTAAAGATGCTTATGCAATGTGGAATAAGCTTAACAAGTCAGTAATCGGTTTAACTAATGGAACTGATGTTCTTGATTGTACAAGTTGTGGTGAGTGTGCTGCTGTTTGTCCAGTTGGTGCTTTAGTTGATACTCACTTTATGTATAAATCAAATGCATGGGAGCTTAATCAAGTTCCTGCAACTTGTGGTCACTGTTCTGCTGGATGTCAAATCTCTTACGATGTTAAACACACAAGCGTATCTGATGACACAGATAAAATCTACCGTGTTATGAATGAATGGAACTACGTTTCACTCTGTGGTGCAGGAAGATATGGATTTGATTATGAGAATAGAGTTGAAGCTAAAGATGAAGTTGCATTTGCATCTGCGATAGAAGCTTTCAAAAAGGCTGATACAATTGAATTTACTTCAACTATTACAAATGAAGAAGCGTATGTACTTCAAACTTTGAAAGAGAAGCATGGTTATAAACTTATAAATAACGAGGCTAAGTCTTTTCAAACATTCTTGAGTAACTATAGTGAAATAAGTGGAACTATGCTTTACGGAAATGACCTAAAAGCAACTCATAATTCAAACTTTGTTATATCTTTAGGAACTGCACTAAAAAGTGACAACCCAAATGCTAGGTATGCACTAAATAACTCAATGACTGTAAACAAAGGTGCTGGTCTTTACTTCCACCCTTTACAAGACCCAATTATTGAAGGTCTTGGTAAAAGCATCATAACAGTTAAACATGCACCACTTCAAGAAGAAGCTGCTCTGTATCTTATATTGGACCTGTTTGCAGATAAAGAAAAACTACCTAAGAAAGTAGTTGAGTACTTAGAGACTTTTCACTCCCAGAAAACTATAACAGTTGAAGAGACTATTAAAGAGACAATAGTTGAAATTGTTAAAGAGATGAAAGTAAATGAAGAAACTGGTGAAGAAGAAGAAGTTGAAGTAGAAAAATCTAAAGTAGTTCCTAAAAAAGTTTCTAAAGAGGTTCAAGTTGATGACAACCGTCTTTTAGAAATTTTAGGTGCGGATGACGATTTTATGGACGCATTAAACAAAAATCTAAGTAAAAAAGATACTTTTGCAATGGTAGTTGGAGCGGACCTTTACAACCATCCAAATGCTAAAAATATTGCAAGATTAGTTGGTCTTGTTGAAAAATGTAGTGATATCGAACTTACTATGATTCCTCCACTAACTAACTCTTTAGGTGTGGCACTTATCTGTGAACTAGATGATGAAAAAGGCTCATATAGTATAGGTTACAACACAAAGGGAGATTTTACTCTATCTGCTTTAGGTGATTGTGACTTAGATATGCCGGCTATTAATCAGCAAGAGGGAACTTTAACTTCTATCAATAAGAGAGTTAATCCTACAAATGCTGCATTAGTGTATAAAGGTTATGAGTTAAATGACATAGCTAACGAGCTTGGAATGAATGCTGAGAATGTAATGATTATACATCATCTCTCCCAACTGCAGTGGGCTTAAAGCAGAAAAATTTGACAACTTGCCAAATCGTTATGAAAATGATGGAACAGAAGTTAGAGGATACCTTCTTGAAAATGTAAAAATTAAAAGAAGTACTAATCAAAATGTAGAACCATTTAGTGAAGATAAATTAGAGGGAACAATAATTTATCTTGCAAATCCTGTAAGACAGTTTACAGATTTTACAAATAAAGCTACTAATCTTGATGAGATTGCCGGTCTTTATATGAGTGAAGAATTCTTAGCAGAATCAGAACTAAATGAAGGGGATAGTGTGAGAGTGAAGAGTAGTAATGGAGAAATTGTTGTTAATATAGTGAGTGATAATAAAATTGCTGGCAATATAGCAGTTCTACCAACATTTGATTCTAAAATAAATTCAGAGGCTCTGTTTAGCGGTTACCGCTTTGCTACAGCTTCGATTGAAAAGGTGTAATATATGGAAACAGCATATTTAATTGAAACGGTTATAAAAATCGTTGTAGTTTTACTTGTATTTTCTGCACTTGCGGGGATAGGAACTTACTTTGAACGTAAAATTCTTGCATTTATGCAGCGTCGTCTTGGACCAATGTATGTCGGTCCTTATGGATTATTACAAGTTGCGGCAGATGGTGTAAAACTATTTACAAAAGAGGATATTATCCCAACTAACGTAGTAGCTCCTATCTTTAAGATAGCACCGGTTATCACTGCTGCTACAGCATTTATGGCTGCTGCTGCGATTCCATTTTTACCATCGTTCACGATTTTTGGATATGAAGTTCATCCAATAGTTGCGGACATTAATATTGGTATATTATATATTCTTGGAATCATGGGTGTTGGTCTTTATGGTCCTTTACTTGGTGGTATGGCTTCAGCTAATAAGTTCGCTTTACTATCTTCTGCTCGTGCTGCTGCTGTATTTATCTCTTATGAGGTTGTTACAGGATTATCTATCTTAGCTCCGATTATGATGGTTGGCTCATTATCACTTATTGATTTTAATGAGTATCAAGCAGGTGGAATTACAGATTGGATTGTATGGACTCAACCAGTTGCATTTGTTCTATTTTGGATAGCTGCTTTTGCTGAGACAGGTCGTACTCCATTCCATTTAATTGCTAATGATCATGAGATTATTGATGGTTTTGGTACTGAGTATTCTGGTATGAGATGGGGACTTTTCTTCATTGGTGAGTATGCAAATATGTTCTTTATATCATTTGTAATACCTTTATTATTCTTAGGTGGTTACGGTGATGGAAGTCTTCTTGGTGCACTAGGATTACTTGGAAAAATGGCATTTTTCTTCTTCTTTTTCTTATGGACAAGAGCTGCTTGGCCAGATGTTAGACCGGATCAACTGATGTGGTTATGTTGGAAAGTATTAATGCCAATCGCAGTTTTAAACATCTTAATTACTGCAATAGTATTGATGTAAGGGGGTAATGATGAAAAATGAACAATTTAATAACAGAGATTTTTCTAATGAATACTTTTTAGTAGGCATTGAAGATTATCCGACTGACCCATGGGGTAAGTTTAAGAGAGCAGTTAAGAGAACATTCAGAGGCGAGCTATTTGTTGGTCTTTGGGTTGTTATGCGTGAAATGATTAGATTTGATATTCACACTGTACAGTACCCAGAAGAGAAGATGCCAATAGGTCCAAGATATCGTGCAGTGCATGAGATGAAAAGACTATGGGAATCAGATGCTGAAAGATGTATCGGTTGTGGACTTTGTGAGAAGATCTGTATTTCTAACTGTATAAGAATGGAAACAAAAATTGATGAAAATTCTCGTAAAGAAGTTAGTGAATATACAATTAACCTTGGTCGTTGTATTTTTTGTGGCTATTGTGCTGAAGTTTGTCCTGAGTTAGCGATTACTCATGGTGGCGAGTATGAAAACGCATCTGATCAAAGAGAGCATTTTGTTGACTATGCAGCAATGTTAACACCACTGGATAAAATGAAGGCCGGAACTCAAGTTGAGTTTGAAGGTTTTGGTGCTATCACACCACATGAAGATGAGCGTGTTAAAAAAACACCTCTCTCATATTAAGGAGTTTGGGTATGTTTGAAGCGATTGCTTTTTATTTGTTTGCTTTTCTGACTATAGCGATGTTTTACATTACTGTAACAACATCACAGGCGTTATATGCTCTTACAGCATTAGCAGCAGGGATGATTTTTATATCAGCATTTTTCTTTATTCTGGGTGCTGACTTTTTAGGTGCGGTACAGATCGTAGTTTACTCTGGTGCTGTAATGGCCCTTTATGCATTTGGTATGATGTTTTTTGATACAACTAGAGAAGTTAAAGAGAAAAATGGAAATAAGTATCTTGTTACTGGTTTAGCTACTATCTCTGCAATTTTAGTTGTTTTAATTTTTGCCGCTCCAATTGTTGGAGACAATATTACAGCTCTTTATCCTGTGACTGAAGGTGCTGGAAATACTCAAGAAATAGGTATAGTCCTTTTCACCAAGTACTTAGTTCCTTTTGAACTTGCAGCAGTTATGTTACTTGTAGCTATGGTTTCAGGTATTGTTTTAGCTGGTAAGAAAATGGATCTATCTCTTACTCTTATGAGTGATGCTGAGATTACAGATATGAAAAAAGAAATAAATAAAAAGGTACTTTCATGATGGAAATAGGACTTAACCACTATCTTGTACTTTCTACAATTTTATTCGCTATTGGTTTAATAGGTGTAATGAGAAGAAAGAACCTTCTAATGCTGTTTTTCGCAACTGAGATATTACTAAACTCTGTAAATATTGCTTTTGCTGCGATTTCACATTATTACGGTGACCTTACTGGTCAGATGTTTGCATTCTTTGTAATTGCAATCGCTGCTTCAGAAGTTGCTGTAGGACTTGGTTTATTAGTTGTTTGGCATAAACGCCACAATAATATTGACCTAGATTCAATGTCAACGATGAGAGGATAGAAATATGGAAATATTACTATATACAGCACTATTTTCACCACTAGTAGGCTCTATGTTTGCTGCACTGTTTGGTGCATCTCCAAAGACACTTGTTACTGGTGTAGTTACAAGTGCTCTGCTTGGTTTATCACTTATAGCTAGTACAATACTTTTAGTTTTTGTACTTACAAGTGGGCAACATGTACAAGTAGAAATGATGACATGGATGGCTACTGGTGATCTTTATATCCCTTTTGGTTTTATAGTTGATCAGGTAAGTGTAACTATGATGATGGTTGTTACATTAGTTTCGACTGTCGTACACGTTTACGCTATAGGTTATATGGATCACGATAAAGGGTTTAACCGTTTCTTTGCTTGGTTATCAGCATTCGTTTTTTCAATGATGGTTCTTGTAATGAGTGATAACTTTGCTGGTCTTTTTATTGGTTGGGAAGGTGTTGGTCTATGTTCATGGGGACTAATCGGTTTCTGGTACCACAAAGAGAGTGCTACTTGGGCAGCTAATGAAGCGTTCATTATGAACCGTATTGCTGACCTTGGTATGCTTATCGGTATCTTTCTTGTTTATTGGAACACTGGTACACTTCAGTACCACGAAGCTTTTGCAGCAATGCCAGGTTTAGATACTGATGTACTTACTTGGATGGGTATCTTCTTATTTATTGGTGCAATGGGTAAATCAGCTCAGTTTCCACTTCATACTTGGCTTGCAGATGCGATGGAAGGTCCTACTCCAGTATCGGCACTTATTCACGCAGCAACAATGGTAACAGCTGGTGTATACTTGGTTGTACGTTCAAACGAGTTATACAGTCTTATTCCAAATGTTGGTCTTTTTATCGCTAGCCTTGGAGCATTTGTTGCAATCTTTGCAGCGACAATGGCCCTTGTTAATCGTGATATAAAAAGAGTTATCGCTTACTCTACTCTATCTCAGTTAGGTTATATGTTCGCAGCAGCTGGTCTTGGTGCTTACTGGGTTGCACTTTTCCACCTTATGGCTCACGCATTCTTTAAAGCACTACTATTTCTTGGTGGTGGTAATGTTATGCATGCAATGCATGATGAGCTTGATCCGTTTAAGATGGGTGGTCTTGGTAAGACTATGAAGGGTACAATGGTTCTTATGACTCTTGCTTCTGTTGCACTTGCAGGTATTTTTCCTCTTGCAGGTTTCTTCTCAAAAGATTTAATCTTAGAGGTTGCATTTGTAGATCATCACTTTATCATTTACACAGTTTTACTACTTACTGCCGGTTTAACAGCATTTTATTCATTTAGAATTATTGCTCTAATCTTCCATGGTGAAGATCGTCACACAGCTTTAGGTTTTCATCCACATGAAGCTTATAAGTTTATGCTTGTTGCAATGACTCCACTGTTAATCTTAGCAATAATCGCAGGTTCATTCAAAGGAACTTATTTTGATTATGTAACAATGATTCTTCCAGGAACAGAGTATCACGTACATTCAGCAGCAACATACTGGATTATGACAATAGGTACTCAACTATTTGTTATTCTTTCTATTGCGTTTGCATATAAAAAATACATGAGCAAAGATATCAAAGTCCCAGACGGAACAAGTAAAATGGAAAATAGCTTTAAATATAAGTTACTAATTAACCAGTACTATATTCCATATTTTTATGAAGAATATCTTACGAAGCCATATAGAGAACTATCTACAGTTTTATGGAAACAGGTTGACCAGAAAGTTGTAGATGCAACTGTAGATGGAATAGCAAATATATTCTATGCAACAGGTGAAAGTACAAGAACAATGCAGAGTGGTAACTTATCTACAATGCTTAAGTGGATGGTAGCAGGTGCTGTTGCCTTGTTATCACTAGCTGTTGTTTTTGGACTAGCAGTTAGACATTCTGATGAAATTAAAGCAATTTTATCAGGTTTAGGAGTTTAATAGATGTTAGATAATATTTTATCGATTTTAATTTTCTTTCCAGCTGTAGCAGGTATATTTGGCTTCGCAGTTCAAAAAGACAGTATCCGTGCTTATGGTGTTTCTGTAGCATTCATTGAGTTTGCTTTATCTTTAATGTTATGGTTCTCATTTGATTCAAATGTATCTGGGATGCAGTTTATAGAAACACTTCCACTGATTCCGTCATTTGGAATTAACTATATTTTAGGTGTAGATGGTATTTCACTATTTATTATTATACTAGCAGCATTCTTTACATTAATCGGTATAGCTTCACTTACTGATACTAAAGATGTAAAAAATATGATTATCACACTTCTGTTTTTACAGATGACTATGGTAGGTGTATTTGTTGCTTTAGATGCTATCGTGTTTTATGTGTTTTGGGAGTTATCTCTTGTACCGATGTTATATATCATTGGTGCGTGGGGCGGACCACTTAGAATTTACGCTTCAGTAAAATTCTTCCTATATACATTTACAGGTTCTCTAGTAATGCTAGTTGGTATGCTTTTTATGGCATATTTCTACTACCAAGCAACTGGTACTTGGAGTTTCGCAATCTTAGATTGGTATCGTCTGATTTTACCTGAGACTTTCCAATTATGGTTATTCGTAGCATTTTTCTTTGGTTTTGCAATCAAAGTACCAATGTTTCCATTCCATACATGGTTACCATATGCTCACGGTCAAGCACCGACTATCGGTTCTGTAATACTAGCGGCGATTTTACTTAAAATGGGTACGTATGCGTTTATCCGTTTTTCACTGCCAATGTTCCCGGATGCTGCAGTGTTTTTCATGTTCCCAATAGCAGTTCTTGCTATTATCATGATTGTTTACACAGCAATGGTTGCATACGCACAAGAAGATGTAAAACAAGTTGTTGCTTACTCTTCAGTATCACACATGGGTGTTATCATTCTTGGTACATTCGCTCTTAACGTTGAAGGTATCACAGGTTCAATCTTTTTAATGATTGCTCACGGAGTTGTATCTGGGGCACTGTTCTTACTTGTAGGTGTTATCTATGACAGAAGACATACTAAGATGATGAGTGAGTTTGGAGGTCTAGCATCTGTTATGCCAAGATTTGCAACTATCTTTGGAATAATGATGATGGCTTCAGTTGGTCTTCCACTTACAATCAACTTTGTTGGTGAGTTTTTAAGTCTTCTTGGATTCTATCAGCAATCACACATCTTAACTCTTCTAGCAGGTCTTGCTATTATTGTTGGTGCTATTTATATGTTAGCAGCTTATAAAAAGATGTTTTTTGGTGAAGTTACAAATGAGAAAAATAGAAATCTTCCAGATGTAAACAAAAGAGAACTTATCGCATTGGTTCCTTTAGTGATTATTACAGTTTGGTTAGGTATTTATCCTAAACCATTATTAGGACCGATTAACAACTCAGTAGAGTCAGTTGTTCAACTAATGCACGATAAATCTATAACTGATGAAGCTAAATCTAGAATTCCTAACCTTATAGACGGTGTTAAGATTACTAGAACTTCAGCGCAGGAGGCACACTAATGTTAGAGCCAGTAAATGTTTCATTGGAGTCATTAAATTTAATGACTCTTGCACCAATGTTGATTCCTATCATCGGTGCGTTATTAATCTTAGTTATTGATATTATCAAAGGTGGCTTAGATAAAACTCTGTATGTAATGATAAGTATTCTTTTCTTACTACTAGACTTAGGTGCTATTGCAGAGACTGCAGGTCAGTTTACTGCAGGTGGCACTATTATGGGTGTGTTTGATGTAATGTTAATAGATGGTTTAGCGATACTTTCACAATTAATTATTGTTGGAGCATCTTTACTATTTATTCCATTAGCATTAACTCATAAAAGATTCCATGAATTCTCTTATCCAGAGTTTTTCGCACTATTCTTATTTATGCTTGGTGGTTTCCAGTTTATGGTTGCAACAGACAACCTGATCTTAATCTTTGTTGGATTAGAAACAGCATCTTTAGCACTATACACAATGATTGCAATGCATAACCGCGATAAATCATTTGAAGCAGCAGTAAAGTACTTTACAATGGGTGCATTAGCAGCTGGTTTCTTTAGTTTCGGTGCAATGGTATTTTATGCACTGACTGGTTCTGTAGAGATTAATCAAATCGCTGCAGTATTAGGAGGAAATGGTTTTGCTGATATGGGCTTTGTTCTTGTAGGTGTTGTATTTGTTTTAGCTGCACTTGGGTTTAAACTTTCACTAGTGCCGTTTCATACTTGGGCGCCTGATGTTTATGAAGGTTCTTCTGCATCACTAGCTGGATTTATGTCTATTGTCCCTAAAATAGCAGTATTTATTGTTGCTATGAGAATGTTTGAATTTTTAATTCACAGTGGCGTAGTTTGGTTAGAGATAGTTCTTTATATAGTTGTTGTTGTAACAATGACAATGGCTAATATTTGGGCACTTGTTCAAACAGATGTAAAGAGAATGCTAGCTTATAGTTCGATTTCACACGCTGGTTTTGTAATGGCTGCTATTTTAATAGGTACCACTCAATCAAACAGTGCACTTTTTCTCTACTGGATTGTATTTAGCTTTACTAACTTAGGTGCATTTAGTATGCTTTGGATTTCTCGTCAGAAGCATCTTCCAGACCACCAAAGTTCAGACCATAGTTATAATAAATTTTCTGGAATGATTCAAACAGCACCTGTTGCTGCAACAATCATGGGACTTTTCATGCTAAGTTTAGCTGGTCTTCCTCCATTTGCACTGTTTTGGGGTAAACTATATATGATATCTTCTGCTGTAACAGGTGGATATACAGTATTAGCTCTTATTATGGCACTTAACTCTGCAATAGCAGGTTACTACTACTTAAAACTTATAGTTTATATGTTTATGAGAGAGCCTGTAATCAATAAAGACGGCCATGTATTTGTAGCAAATGCAACAACTCCACTGAGAACTATCATTGGTTTTGCTGCTGTGGGAACTATTTTTGCTTTTCTAGCTATAAACCCTGTACTAGAGTTTATTACTGCTTTAGTATTTAAAAGTGGATATTAATAACACCTTATAAATTTAGGGAGAAAAAGGAAGAGAACTTGTTTAAATGGATGCTCTCGTTCCTGCTTCTCACTAGTGTTTCTACTACATCTCTTTTAGCACTTGATATTTCACTTCAAGGGGCTAAAGAGAACTTCGAAAATTACTCAACACTTCATATAAAAGATAAAGATAAATTTTTATGCCAAGAGATGAGCAATGACTTTGATGTTATAACACAGATTATCTGTGCATTTTCAAAATCTCCATCTAAAAAACTTAAAACACTACAAAACGATTTTTTTAAAATAGAGACTCAAATAAAGAATAAAACATTTTTTATTATAATAACTCCATATAAAAACATGAAACTATATCCTGTTGTATTTAATCTAAGTGCAGATGACAGCGTATATGAAGCTAATGCAAAGCTTGCACTACACTGGATGATAGTAGGATACAACAAAGAATTACCATACATTAAAAAGCATGAAGTATCAGA
Protein-coding regions in this window:
- a CDS encoding NADH-quinone oxidoreductase subunit G, which translates into the protein MSKITINIDGKDVETQEGEFILNAARANDIFIPAICYLTRCSPTLACRICLVEADGKQVYACNAKSKDGMNITTKTENIEKERRAIMEVYDVNHPLQCGVCDQSGECELQNYTLEMGVDSQSYTVKDVNRSSHDWGHLHYDPGLCIVCERCATACKDMIGDNSLKTIPRGADALDEEFKNTMPKDAYAMWNKLNKSVIGLTNGTDVLDCTSCGECAAVCPVGALVDTHFMYKSNAWELNQVPATCGHCSAGCQISYDVKHTSVSDDTDKIYRVMNEWNYVSLCGAGRYGFDYENRVEAKDEVAFASAIEAFKKADTIEFTSTITNEEAYVLQTLKEKHGYKLINNEAKSFQTFLSNYSEISGTMLYGNDLKATHNSNFVISLGTALKSDNPNARYALNNSMTVNKGAGLYFHPLQDPIIEGLGKSIITVKHAPLQEEAALYLILDLFADKEKLPKKVVEYLETFHSQKTITVEETIKETIVEIVKEMKVNEETGEEEEVEVEKSKVVPKKVSKEVQVDDNRLLEILGADDDFMDALNKNLSKKDTFAMVVGADLYNHPNAKNIARLVGLVEKCSDIELTMIPPLTNSLGVALICELDDEKGSYSIGYNTKGDFTLSALGDCDLDMPAINQQEGTLTSINKRVNPTNAALVYKGYELNDIANELGMNAENVMIIHHLSQLQWA
- a CDS encoding ferredoxin, with the translated sequence MPNRYENDGTEVRGYLLENVKIKRSTNQNVEPFSEDKLEGTIIYLANPVRQFTDFTNKATNLDEIAGLYMSEEFLAESELNEGDSVRVKSSNGEIVVNIVSDNKIAGNIAVLPTFDSKINSEALFSGYRFATASIEKV
- the nuoH gene encoding NADH-quinone oxidoreductase subunit NuoH, coding for METAYLIETVIKIVVVLLVFSALAGIGTYFERKILAFMQRRLGPMYVGPYGLLQVAADGVKLFTKEDIIPTNVVAPIFKIAPVITAATAFMAAAAIPFLPSFTIFGYEVHPIVADINIGILYILGIMGVGLYGPLLGGMASANKFALLSSARAAAVFISYEVVTGLSILAPIMMVGSLSLIDFNEYQAGGITDWIVWTQPVAFVLFWIAAFAETGRTPFHLIANDHEIIDGFGTEYSGMRWGLFFIGEYANMFFISFVIPLLFLGGYGDGSLLGALGLLGKMAFFFFFFLWTRAAWPDVRPDQLMWLCWKVLMPIAVLNILITAIVLM
- the nuoI gene encoding NADH-quinone oxidoreductase subunit NuoI encodes the protein MKNEQFNNRDFSNEYFLVGIEDYPTDPWGKFKRAVKRTFRGELFVGLWVVMREMIRFDIHTVQYPEEKMPIGPRYRAVHEMKRLWESDAERCIGCGLCEKICISNCIRMETKIDENSRKEVSEYTINLGRCIFCGYCAEVCPELAITHGGEYENASDQREHFVDYAAMLTPLDKMKAGTQVEFEGFGAITPHEDERVKKTPLSY
- a CDS encoding NADH-quinone oxidoreductase subunit J — protein: MFEAIAFYLFAFLTIAMFYITVTTSQALYALTALAAGMIFISAFFFILGADFLGAVQIVVYSGAVMALYAFGMMFFDTTREVKEKNGNKYLVTGLATISAILVVLIFAAPIVGDNITALYPVTEGAGNTQEIGIVLFTKYLVPFELAAVMLLVAMVSGIVLAGKKMDLSLTLMSDAEITDMKKEINKKVLS
- the nuoK gene encoding NADH-quinone oxidoreductase subunit NuoK → MMEIGLNHYLVLSTILFAIGLIGVMRRKNLLMLFFATEILLNSVNIAFAAISHYYGDLTGQMFAFFVIAIAASEVAVGLGLLVVWHKRHNNIDLDSMSTMRG
- the nuoL gene encoding NADH-quinone oxidoreductase subunit L; the encoded protein is MEILLYTALFSPLVGSMFAALFGASPKTLVTGVVTSALLGLSLIASTILLVFVLTSGQHVQVEMMTWMATGDLYIPFGFIVDQVSVTMMMVVTLVSTVVHVYAIGYMDHDKGFNRFFAWLSAFVFSMMVLVMSDNFAGLFIGWEGVGLCSWGLIGFWYHKESATWAANEAFIMNRIADLGMLIGIFLVYWNTGTLQYHEAFAAMPGLDTDVLTWMGIFLFIGAMGKSAQFPLHTWLADAMEGPTPVSALIHAATMVTAGVYLVVRSNELYSLIPNVGLFIASLGAFVAIFAATMALVNRDIKRVIAYSTLSQLGYMFAAAGLGAYWVALFHLMAHAFFKALLFLGGGNVMHAMHDELDPFKMGGLGKTMKGTMVLMTLASVALAGIFPLAGFFSKDLILEVAFVDHHFIIYTVLLLTAGLTAFYSFRIIALIFHGEDRHTALGFHPHEAYKFMLVAMTPLLILAIIAGSFKGTYFDYVTMILPGTEYHVHSAATYWIMTIGTQLFVILSIAFAYKKYMSKDIKVPDGTSKMENSFKYKLLINQYYIPYFYEEYLTKPYRELSTVLWKQVDQKVVDATVDGIANIFYATGESTRTMQSGNLSTMLKWMVAGAVALLSLAVVFGLAVRHSDEIKAILSGLGV
- a CDS encoding NADH-quinone oxidoreductase subunit M, with the translated sequence MLDNILSILIFFPAVAGIFGFAVQKDSIRAYGVSVAFIEFALSLMLWFSFDSNVSGMQFIETLPLIPSFGINYILGVDGISLFIIILAAFFTLIGIASLTDTKDVKNMIITLLFLQMTMVGVFVALDAIVFYVFWELSLVPMLYIIGAWGGPLRIYASVKFFLYTFTGSLVMLVGMLFMAYFYYQATGTWSFAILDWYRLILPETFQLWLFVAFFFGFAIKVPMFPFHTWLPYAHGQAPTIGSVILAAILLKMGTYAFIRFSLPMFPDAAVFFMFPIAVLAIIMIVYTAMVAYAQEDVKQVVAYSSVSHMGVIILGTFALNVEGITGSIFLMIAHGVVSGALFLLVGVIYDRRHTKMMSEFGGLASVMPRFATIFGIMMMASVGLPLTINFVGEFLSLLGFYQQSHILTLLAGLAIIVGAIYMLAAYKKMFFGEVTNEKNRNLPDVNKRELIALVPLVIITVWLGIYPKPLLGPINNSVESVVQLMHDKSITDEAKSRIPNLIDGVKITRTSAQEAH
- the nuoN gene encoding NADH-quinone oxidoreductase subunit NuoN, producing MLEPVNVSLESLNLMTLAPMLIPIIGALLILVIDIIKGGLDKTLYVMISILFLLLDLGAIAETAGQFTAGGTIMGVFDVMLIDGLAILSQLIIVGASLLFIPLALTHKRFHEFSYPEFFALFLFMLGGFQFMVATDNLILIFVGLETASLALYTMIAMHNRDKSFEAAVKYFTMGALAAGFFSFGAMVFYALTGSVEINQIAAVLGGNGFADMGFVLVGVVFVLAALGFKLSLVPFHTWAPDVYEGSSASLAGFMSIVPKIAVFIVAMRMFEFLIHSGVVWLEIVLYIVVVVTMTMANIWALVQTDVKRMLAYSSISHAGFVMAAILIGTTQSNSALFLYWIVFSFTNLGAFSMLWISRQKHLPDHQSSDHSYNKFSGMIQTAPVAATIMGLFMLSLAGLPPFALFWGKLYMISSAVTGGYTVLALIMALNSAIAGYYYLKLIVYMFMREPVINKDGHVFVANATTPLRTIIGFAAVGTIFAFLAINPVLEFITALVFKSGY